In Glycine soja cultivar W05 chromosome 10, ASM419377v2, whole genome shotgun sequence, the genomic stretch TTTTGAGGAGTGCATATTTGCACACACATCTAAGGTGCATTTAGTGGTCAAGCTGAGGTCAACATTCtatatattaattgaaattttcccACTTTTTCAACAAAGTTCATCAAATTTATAACGTTTGAATCCAGGAaaagaaataacattaaatatgaactaaaatatttgatatttttatgattttcattgttttgagttttaaaaatgaaatatttatccaTTACACACAGttgatattattaataaactaaCAAAGTGGATAACTCATTACCAACAATAATTCTCATGAAATTAACATAACTAGTACTGTAGCTCATAGGCTGCATATAATAAAGATTTggttttttcaattatattaaaatttataatgaataaatatttcatttggtctccaatgataaattaaagaatctataataaagaaattttattagaaagacATGAATtagttaacaatttttaatattttccatttaacttttttactttttactctaTATACTTATTAGaaaaatctttattattttaattaaagttattttatttttaataaaataaatatatttaatgtataatattgaatataaatcatgataaatatatgacaaaaaaaatcttgagTATCAAATCAAGGAATTACTTTAACACTTTCTCCTTATGTTTCATATCAAGAATaccatttatattaaattatatttgacaaacaaaccaaattaattaaggtactcatgttaaaaaaaattaaggtacTCCTTCTCGACTCTTGACCCCTTCCAATGAAAGTACATTCTCGACATGTACGtggcattttttttcctttgaaaattAATTGCAACATTAGGCGTGTTTTTCTAATTCTCAAAGCGCGTTGACAGTGATCTCTCAATTCAATATATACCAAAGTACATGCATACGAGAGCATCAAGAAAGCTaaactgaaaaatattttattatcttgtaagatctttattttaattttttcaaaaacattttataaaaaaaatatgaaataaaaaagataaatttattgttttaaaaatgtaaagcatatttaatttttaaaaataaataaacggattaataaaaaaattgtgatgatATATTTACAAATATTCAATAATTGAATTTCGGAATTCAAATAATTCTTTCCTCTGGGTCTTATGCTAACCAGCGTGCGTGTCCTTTGGTTGGGTTGTGCGTGTCCTTTGGTTGGGTTGTGCGTGTTAAAGGAAAATTCTAAACgaaaaagatttttaaaaccctaaatatttttcaacatctaatgagagagaaaaaaagagaaattcaaTGAGAAAAGAGATAAAGAAATGAGAGGTGTTGATGGATTGTTTAAAAAGAtagttttaaaattcattattcaatcctaaaataaataaataaaacataccaAAACTACACTTAAATTTAAGGGAgcatgagaaaaaataaaagagataaagaggaaaaaaaaagaaaccctTTCAATTGATGTCTTTTTTGTGTCCCCTAAACATCAAACCCTTCCAGCTGTCAAAATTTCATCCCCATTATAATACGAAGAATATTAAATCTCATGCCCCACTCCTCACCTTCACCCCATGTATTTGGATAGATATGAAGGGGGGGTTGCAATCTGATTCTTTTCCCACAACTATCACACCAAAACGTGGTTTGACTCTCGTACATTTTcatattacaattcaaaaataaatctcTACAAATACCCCCCCAGCTAAGATTGAGCTAGCTATTCTCTACACATTTaattctctctccctctctctctctctctctctctctcttttctgagtcacaaaatattgtttttgtacaAACATTAACACCATGGCAGATGTCCTGAGTGAAGAACAGATTGGTGAGATCAAAGAAGCCTTTGGCTTGTTTGACAAAGATGGAGATGGTGAGCAATTtctttctaattaatttatgCACTATCTATCTATGAttttaaatcatatttgatATGTTTTCACACACATAATGGTTATGCTATTATGTATAACATTTGTGTATGATTAATAGGGTGCATTACTGTGGAAGAATTGGCCACTGTTATTCGGTCATTGGATCAGAACCCCACAGAAGAAGAGCTCCAAGACATGATAAACGAGGTCGATACAGATGGCAATGGAACCATTGAATTTGTTGAGTTTTTGAACTTAATGGCCAAGAAAATGAAGGTAAATTAtgctattaattaatttctctcattatatatttatttaataaagttcCAAAGGCATTAATATTGCATTTTTGCAAAGATTAATATCCTTCTCATAATTACTATTATATATACAACTGCCAGAGACTAAGTTCAGTTCTGTTTTCTCTCTCGTTTAGGAAACTGATGCAGAGGAAGATCTCAA encodes the following:
- the LOC114369593 gene encoding calmodulin-like protein 11; protein product: MADVLSEEQIGEIKEAFGLFDKDGDGCITVEELATVIRSLDQNPTEEELQDMINEVDTDGNGTIEFVEFLNLMAKKMKETDAEEDLKEAFKVFDKDQNGYISASELRHVMINLGEKLTDEEVEQMIKEADLDGDGQVDYDEFVKMMMIIG